The genomic segment cccgtgttcctcgaagcccttcaattttttacgtcggcgatatcgcttcgcaggcggggagtggcagccattttgttgtttacgttgtttaccaacaaactgctaatgtagttcgggaaaactctaaaactgatgacgttcatcgtgcatatttcgacgtttaccgtgaaatatcgcggctgatattttacggtgaacgttaCTAGGGTGTAGCAATATGGGTATGGGTAtatgtagctgcagtacagtagctcgaggtttgcctgggtatttgggtcggacggcaaaacctggttttgccgtccgacccaagtacccaggcaaaacctcgagctacttactgtactgcagctagggtatatgataaaatataataacaaaattacttcaagtaggCTACAAAGTAATGGTATCGGTTAAgcttacttaagtttcatgcatcctgtaaTCATCAGATAGGTGAAGTGAAAGTAATAGCAGCTCAACACTCTTATATCTATATGgtcgggacgtaccattctatttataGGTGGTGTTTAAATTTGatagataatattttttttgtgggcaacattttgaaaccaactccgagcatttgtttaacagcgtagatttgtcagcattgataatgtgcagtttttctgatatacaaagattacattgcttgcttagggaccgttcagtttttacggccgggggggggggggcggcaaaatccagggggggggtcatcgtaattttggaatccgcaaagggggggcgtcatcgctttttcactggtaggaaaggggggggggtcaccacattttcaaaaacataagaccaacaataaagtttactttataccatggccatgatcgaccctctttaccagcgggccgccttcggcggcccactacaataaatatacattatgtattacccatgaccctgttaacgggcagacgcctttggcggcccactcaaattaggtttacttcatgcaatggccatgattgaccctctttaccggcgggccgcctgtggcggcccactacaataataccccacggcaatcttaccataaaattcccaattgaagccgcggcttctattagaaacatttttgagggacccctgggatcacgcactgaataatggtaatggctgcgcgccttcagcggccctgtccagtaaagtctactttatgcaatagccatgatcgaccctctttaccggcgtgccacctttggtggcccactagaataaagttgacttggCCCGTGActtggcccatgaccctcttaaccggagggctgcctttggcgaaccactccaataaaagtttactttatacaatgtccatggacatgagttgtctatggaaatgaagttaaaaattgccttacagtcatcctaattaacagatgtttcaatggatgtggctgagaagtttgtgcactggcatctctgctacacgaataaagtgcgccgcgtaccggagttcaaatccaaaccatgcgggtaaatttgacatatgggttttggttatttttcagggggggggggttcatcaatttttttcgtctgacaaagggggggggtcatctttttttcacaaaaaatgcaggggggtctatatttttttgaacaccggcgacaagattttgccgccccccccccagccgtaaaaactgaacgctccttatgttagagtaacttgatgctttgtcaataattgaccacaaatgtcaaagacctgattcttttgtttcaaggtCCAGATGTACTTGGACAGCTCAGTCGAGAGTTGATATCTTTTGTTACGGAACTATTGCATGCGATTAGCGAAGCgtgtcttgaaggtgttattaGTGAGTCCGATGTAGACCTTCTCTGTGTTGTCCCCCATTGATACCTTGGCCTTGTTAACCacacctttgacttgacagttacccttcaaggggcatgtaCACTTGTCCcggcaattacaatcagcttGTCGATCTTGACGTTGGTCTTCAGTGATTACTCTCTTATTATGTGATTTGAGTATAGTAGCCATATTTGAGTATACTGGCCATATTTTTCATACAACTGTAACATATATAAGAGTGTTGAGCTAGTATTACtttcatctgtctgatgattgcaggatgcatgaaacttaagtaacagataccattactttgtacttgaagtaattttgttatatatatacaccggtatatatatatatatatatatatatatatatatatatatatatatatatatatatatatatatatagatagatagatagatagatagatagatagatagatagatagatagatagatagatatagatatatagatagataattTGTCGACGaattgaatattgtgtgttttatGTGTTTCAGCTTACTCAAGGGAGACAGAAAGAAACTGTACTTTATATATTGcacagaaatgttgaaaaaaattatcaacagctaAAGCTTCTGCCCGTTaattagctgtgggtccacagctgtggtgttttcagacgggattcctgccttttacgggctggttttgacttgaTTTTAACCCTGGGGTTAAAATCATAATGAATGAGTCATTCATGCTGtgtgaaaacaccacagctatggacccacagctacccGTTAATAGGCCTacttgtttgggttttttaacGAAAAATCATACGTATGAttttttttgagataaaagtcatgaaataagACAAAATGATTCTAGATTTTATTTAGTTATTTCTAACcttagaacaattggatgacattaaaatgttattaacgTCAGTGCTTCTGTGTACATTTATGTGGTCTGACACAGTAATTTATTAATGTATAATTGAGAACCTCGTCctttcttttaaatgttttacacaCACACTCTGCATTTATGGGTTCTGATCTATGAATGGGTCAGCATGTGCCTTCTAAGACAGAACTTCTttatgaatgttttaccacactcttcaCATTCATGCTGTCAGACAcaagaatggatcaacatatggcTGTTAAGAGTGCCCTTCTgcgtgaatgttttaccacactctttacattcatgtggtctgacaccagaatggattaaCATATGGTTGAGTACCTTGTCCttccttttaaatgttttaccacactctccGCATTTATGAGGTTTGATCTCTGAATGAGTCAGCAAGTGCCTTTTAAGATTGTACTTCtgagtgaatgttttaccacactctgcacattcatgtggtctgacaccagaatggatcaacatatgcttTCTAAGACTGTACTTCTGTATGAATGTTTCACCACACTctgtacattcatgtggtcttaTACCGGAATGGACTAACATATGTCTTGTAAAATTGCACCTTAGTGTGAATGTTTGACCACAATGTGTACATTCATGCTGTCCGGTGCCATTATGGGTCAACATATGGCTTTTAAGACTGCCCttctctgtgaatgttttaccacacactttacattcatgtggtatgacaccagaatggatcaacatatgtatTTTAAGACTGTGCTTgcgtgtgaatgttttaccacactctttacattcatgtggtctgacaccagaatggattaaCATATGGTTGAGTACCTTGTCCttccttttaaatgttttaccacactctccGCATTTATGAGGTTTGATCTCTGAATGAGTCAGCAAGTGCCTTTTAAGATTGTACttctctgtgaatgttttaccacactctgcacattcatgtggtctgacaccagaatggattaaCATATGGTTGAGTACCTGGTCCTTCCTTTTAAATGTTTCACCACACTCTCCGCATTTATGAGGTTTGATCTCTGAATGAGTCAGCAAGTGCATTTTAAGATTGCACttctctgtgaatgttttaccacactctgcacattcatgtggtctgacaccagaatggattaaCATATGGTTGAGTACCTGGTCCTTCCTTTTAAATGTTTCACCACACTCTCCGCATTTATGAGGTTTGATCTCTGAATGAGTCAGCAAGTGCATTTTAAGATTGCACttctctgtgaatgttttaccacactctgcacattcatgtggtctgacaccagaatgaaTCAACATATGTATTTTAAGACTGTActtctgtgtgaatgttttaccacactctgcacattcatgtggtctgacaccagaatggatcaacatatgtcTTTTAAGACTGCCCCTTTCTGTGAATGTTTGACCACACTttgtacattcatgtggtctggcACCGGTATGGGTCAACATATGGCTGTTCAGAGTGCCCTtctgtttgaatgttttaccacactctgcacattcatgtggtctgacaccagaatgaaTTAACATATGACTTCTAAGATTACACTTGTCTGTGAATGTTTGACCACACTttgtacattcatgtggtctggcACCGGTATGGGTCATATATGGCTGTTCAGAGTGCCCTTccatgtgaatgttttaccacactctctacattcatgtggtctggcACGAATGGATTAACATATGACTTGTAAGACTGCCCTTTTGTGCGAACTTTTGACCACACTTTGTACATGCATACTGTCTTGTACCGGTATGGGTCAACATATGGCTGTTCAGAGTGCCCTtctgtttgaatgttttaccacactctgcaCATTCATGCGGTCTGGCACCGGTATGGGTCAACATATGGCTGTTAAGATTGCTCCTTCCGTGCAAATGTCTTACCACACTCTgaacattcatgtggtctgacaccagaatggattaaCATGTGTCGTTTAAGACTGCACTTTTGTGTG from the Ptychodera flava strain L36383 chromosome 2, AS_Pfla_20210202, whole genome shotgun sequence genome contains:
- the LOC139149837 gene encoding zinc finger protein 84-like, whose amino-acid sequence is MEGHSEQPYMTHTGARPHECTKCGQTFTDKCNLRSHMLIHSGVRPHECAECGKTFKQKGTLNSHMLTHTGARPHECTKCGQTFTERGSLKRHMLIHSGVRPHECAECGKTFTQKYSLKIHMLIHSGVRPHECAECGKTFTEKCNLKMHLLTHSEIKPHKCGECGETFKRKDQVLNHMLIHSGVRPHECAECGKTFTEKCNLKMHLLTHSEIKPHKCGECGETFKRKDQVLNHMLIHSGVRPHECAECGKTFTEKYNLKRHLLTHSEIKPHKCGECGKTFKRKDKVLNHMLIHSGVRPHECKECGKTFTRKHSLKIHMLIHSGVIPHECKVCGKTFTEKGSLKSHMLTHNGTGQHECTHCGQTFTLRCNFTRHMLVHSGIRPHECTECGETFIQKYSLRKHMLIHSGVRPHECAECGKTFTQKYNLKRHLLTHSEIKPHKCGECGKTFKRKDKVLNHMLIHSGVRPHECKECGKTFTQKGTLNSHMLIHSCV